One region of Paenibacillus polymyxa M1 genomic DNA includes:
- a CDS encoding SGNH/GDSL hydrolase family protein: MSHNKRLKTYPLAKAKYVKVHGRTTPTLTPLTLFWTGSGIELNMKGSELWIEIEADYQIYESWISIVVNGVPMSRLMVTAGRHWICLLRGLNSDTVKNVRIVKDVQPMSSDSRCLLQIHALKVDGELLPVPDKPLKIEFIGDSITSGEGTIGAKEETDWVPMLFTALRNYTAITAEALNADYRVFSQSGWGVLTSWDNNPHGNIPAYYEQICGVLTGERNEALGAFADHDFTSWQPDVVVVNLATNDGGAFYSPAWTDPVSGKVYKQRLNEDGTFNEEDLQAFENATEHFLVKLRSCNPTAHIVWAYGMLGTPMMPAIYRAVDAYKKRTKDRKVSVFQLPNTTEETIGSRSHPGLSAHTKAAEELAGYLQEILKN, from the coding sequence ATGTCGCATAACAAGAGATTAAAGACATATCCACTTGCAAAAGCAAAGTATGTAAAGGTTCATGGCCGAACTACGCCAACACTTACACCTCTCACTCTATTTTGGACAGGCAGCGGCATTGAATTGAATATGAAAGGCTCAGAGCTATGGATTGAAATCGAAGCCGATTATCAGATCTATGAGTCTTGGATCAGTATTGTCGTCAATGGTGTCCCGATGAGTCGGCTGATGGTGACTGCTGGTCGGCATTGGATCTGTCTTTTGAGAGGTTTGAACTCTGACACGGTCAAAAATGTTCGTATCGTCAAGGATGTCCAGCCTATGAGTTCGGACTCACGCTGCTTGTTGCAAATTCATGCCCTGAAGGTTGACGGAGAATTGCTGCCGGTCCCGGATAAACCTCTTAAGATAGAATTTATCGGTGACAGCATTACTTCAGGAGAAGGAACAATTGGAGCAAAGGAAGAGACAGACTGGGTTCCTATGCTGTTCACGGCCCTACGCAATTATACAGCCATAACAGCCGAGGCACTGAATGCGGATTACCGAGTGTTCTCACAAAGCGGATGGGGTGTGCTAACAAGCTGGGATAACAATCCACATGGGAATATACCGGCATATTATGAGCAGATATGTGGTGTACTCACCGGCGAGAGAAATGAAGCATTAGGGGCCTTTGCCGATCATGATTTTACCTCTTGGCAGCCGGACGTGGTCGTAGTGAATTTGGCGACTAATGACGGTGGGGCCTTTTATTCTCCAGCATGGACAGACCCGGTAAGTGGGAAAGTGTATAAGCAACGTTTGAATGAGGATGGCACGTTCAATGAAGAAGATTTACAAGCTTTTGAAAACGCTACCGAACATTTCCTTGTCAAGCTTCGGAGCTGCAATCCTACTGCCCATATTGTGTGGGCTTATGGAATGCTTGGTACTCCAATGATGCCAGCGATCTACCGGGCGGTAGACGCGTACAAGAAAAGAACGAAGGATCGGAAGGTGTCGGTATTCCAACTGCCTAACACGACAGAAGAAACGATAGGGTCTCGCAGCCATCCCGGACTTTCCGCCCATACTAAAGCAGCAGAAGAGTTGGCTGGGTATTTGCAAGAAATTTTAAAGAATTAA
- a CDS encoding GT-D fold domain-containing glycosyltransferase yields the protein MTDPKYLEIDEVLKRLKLALDQHQPFSLIRIGDGENLVLAQDTVWPMEKVLQERWAVKANLGQKGLFLPNTELRDAVAEAVSKASIAGILPYDDESIKAPSYMKRELTDQVFAHYDLSPALTCHACLNRYLAETPAFWNILENRRILLVTRTAAEVKPVLEAEPYGLHIAHTIAFHQYEQMPETLGWIAAHKDDFDIALFSCGVNAVVLAQKTAELTGKVGIDFGKAINIVMFGKAN from the coding sequence ATGACGGATCCAAAATATCTGGAGATTGACGAGGTATTGAAACGTTTGAAGCTAGCACTCGATCAGCACCAGCCCTTCTCACTCATACGTATTGGAGATGGCGAAAATTTGGTATTGGCTCAAGACACCGTCTGGCCGATGGAAAAGGTGTTACAGGAACGCTGGGCAGTCAAAGCCAATCTCGGCCAAAAGGGACTATTTCTGCCCAATACGGAACTACGAGACGCAGTGGCAGAGGCAGTGAGCAAAGCCAGCATAGCTGGCATTTTGCCTTATGATGACGAATCTATTAAAGCACCATCCTATATGAAGCGGGAGCTGACCGATCAGGTCTTTGCACACTATGATCTTTCTCCCGCGCTGACTTGCCATGCCTGCCTGAATCGATATTTGGCGGAGACACCTGCTTTCTGGAACATCCTGGAAAATCGACGCATTCTACTGGTAACCCGGACAGCCGCTGAAGTAAAGCCTGTTCTTGAAGCCGAGCCGTACGGGCTGCATATCGCGCACACGATCGCATTTCATCAATATGAACAGATGCCGGAAACACTCGGGTGGATCGCAGCACACAAAGATGACTTTGATATTGCGCTGTTCTCTTGTGGTGTCAACGCAGTGGTATTGGCGCAAAAAACAGCAGAATTAACTGGCAAAGTAGGTATAGACTTCGGCAAGGCGATTAATATCGTCATGTTCGGCAAAGCTAATTAA